From the Chitinophaga lutea genome, the window AGTTCGCGCAGCTGCCGCCTTCCGAGATCCGCCGGGAGCACCGGCGCGAAGGGTTCGAGGCCAATAACGCCGACAAGATATTTGAGAGCACGTACGCGGCCCAAACGGGCAAACAATAACCCCGTACGGGATAGCGGTTTTCAGAAAGGGGGTATGATCCGGAAGGGTTATGCCCCCTGGCTTTTGTGGAATGAAAGGATGAAGCTCGTTCCCCGGCCCTCAATGGATTTCACGTTGATGCCCACGTTGTTCTCCCTCAGGATTTCGCAGGTGGTGGACAGGCCGATGCCCAACCCTCCAGGTTTATTCGTGAAGTAGGGCTCGAATATGTAAGACTGGATTGCTTTGCTGATCCCGCAGCCGTTATCTATGAACTGGACAATGAATTGATCGCCCGCTGATTTCGTAATGAGCTTCAATTCCCCTTTTTTTGTCCCCATCGCTTCAACGGCATTGATCACGATGTTCGTCATCGCTATTTTCATTCGCAGCCGGTCTGCATTCATCTTGAAATCATCCGGTGAATATTGCCTGCTGACGGTAATGTTTTTAAGGGTAAGCCGGTCGTCCGATATTTTAAGCACCTCCTCCAGCAACTGGTGAACGGAGTACTGCGCTTCCTGTTTTATTGCATGCCGGCCCTGCCGGAGGATCTCGGTGACCAGGTCGCTGATCCGGGCTGAGCTGCGCATAATGATATCCAGGTACATCTTAATATCTCCCTTGTCAACTGCCCCTTCCATCATACCGACCGATAGATTGATATCGGTCAGGGGGTTCCGGAGCTCATGCGCGAGAGCGGTCAACCGGCCGGTCTGGTCGTTTGATACGCGTGGTGCCGCCGGCGCCGGGGCCGGGTAATAGTTATTGTTGTTTACTGCGGAACTGACCTGCGAAGCAAAATCAATAAAGGATTCATGACAAGGAATACGGCGGGTGCCGCTGTAAACTGCAAGTGCTTTCATTGTAAGATTTTTGTGCGGGTATGGTCCATACGAAGTATGTATCATTCACGAAGGAGATATTACTCATATCCGCTTTTAATGACGGTCTGGATCATTTTGAAACGACCGTTCGGCCGGATGAAATTGGGTGAGTGTGCCGGTATGATGATTCCCTGACCGGACTCCAGGTAGTTGGATACATTGTCGATGACAATTTCTGCCCGGCCTTCGATAATCTGGGCGAAGGTGTCGAACGGGGAGGTTTTCTCCGTGAGCCCTTCCCCACTGTCGAACGACATGATGCTGATATTCCCGGTCGACTTCCGGATAATGGTTTTGATCACTACCGCATTGGCCATGTATTCGATGATTTCAACGATAATGTGCGTTTTGGCTTTTTCAAGGTCAGTGTTGCCTGCGCCTGTTGTTGTATGCCCGTTATCCATGATCTTTCGGTTTAGTGCGGCTGATGGGAATAACACAAAGATGCCGCTCTTTTAGCAGACCGGCATTACATCTCTCCGGCAAAAAGTTACATCATTCACACATCGTCGAGCATGGACCGTCTTTTCACCTTCAGCTGTTTGAAATGGGAAGGTGTGAGGCCCGTCACTTTCTTGAATTGATTGGAAAGGTGCGCCACACTGCTGTAGTGCATCAGGAACGCGATTTCGGTGAGATTCAGCTCGTTATACACGAGCAATTCCTTTACACGTTCGATTTTGTGGCTGATAATGAATTTTTCAATGGTAATTCCCTGCACCTCCGAGAAGAGGTTGGCAAGATAGGTATAGTCGTGGTTCAGTTTCTCGCTTAAAAAATCCGAAAAATTGATGTTTAACGGCTCTTCCGTATAATGCACCACTTCAACGATGACATTCTTTATTCGCTGAATGAGGATGCTCTTTTTATCGTCCATCACCTCAAGGCCCCATTTCAGCAGGCCCTGCCGGATGGCGGCGTATTGCGCGGCAGACAGTTCTTCCACAATATCCGCTTCTCCCAGTTCCACCGAGGTATAGTGCAATCCCAGCTTCGTCA encodes:
- a CDS encoding cupin domain-containing protein; translation: MDNGHTTTGAGNTDLEKAKTHIIVEIIEYMANAVVIKTIIRKSTGNISIMSFDSGEGLTEKTSPFDTFAQIIEGRAEIVIDNVSNYLESGQGIIIPAHSPNFIRPNGRFKMIQTVIKSGYE
- a CDS encoding helix-turn-helix domain-containing protein, producing MVCIRCKLVVKEELTKLGLHYTSVELGEADIVEELSAAQYAAIRQGLLKWGLEVMDDKKSILIQRIKNVIVEVVHYTEEPLNINFSDFLSEKLNHDYTYLANLFSEVQGITIEKFIISHKIERVKELLVYNELNLTEIAFLMHYSSVAHLSNQFKKVTGLTPSHFKQLKVKRRSMLDDV
- a CDS encoding ATP-binding protein codes for the protein MKALAVYSGTRRIPCHESFIDFASQVSSAVNNNNYYPAPAPAAPRVSNDQTGRLTALAHELRNPLTDINLSVGMMEGAVDKGDIKMYLDIIMRSSARISDLVTEILRQGRHAIKQEAQYSVHQLLEEVLKISDDRLTLKNITVSRQYSPDDFKMNADRLRMKIAMTNIVINAVEAMGTKKGELKLITKSAGDQFIVQFIDNGCGISKAIQSYIFEPYFTNKPGGLGIGLSTTCEILRENNVGINVKSIEGRGTSFILSFHKSQGA